The following proteins are encoded in a genomic region of Candidatus Methylospira mobilis:
- a CDS encoding transposase: MTPNSSANGVPKTARDLGIAAAMLYNWQTKSRQTGQPFEDQKLQQAELARLKREVGRLEDEVSFLKKAAAYFAKQPR, from the coding sequence ATCACCCCAAACTCAAGCGCAAATGGCGTCCCTAAGACAGCCAGGGACCTCGGTATTGCTGCAGCCATGCTCTACAACTGGCAAACCAAAAGCCGTCAAACAGGCCAACCTTTTGAAGATCAGAAGCTTCAGCAGGCCGAATTAGCCAGGCTGAAACGGGAGGTTGGCCGTCTGGAAGACGAGGTATCTTTTCTAAAAAAAGCGGCGGCGTACTTCGCCAAACAACCGAGGTAA
- a CDS encoding DUF6156 family protein gives MSEEPSGTRRFFLSYTGVQLPFNLVNELDEQQIENRNTYFCGYFDEQGRLTALHKLVYGELEIQHRYVYHENGVLMRAEVIDIDGDVTMLEFDEHGKAVSG, from the coding sequence ATGTCTGAAGAACCATCCGGAACGCGCCGCTTTTTTTTAAGTTACACCGGAGTGCAGTTGCCTTTCAACCTGGTGAACGAGCTGGATGAACAGCAGATAGAAAACCGGAATACCTATTTCTGCGGTTACTTCGATGAGCAGGGGCGTCTAACCGCTCTGCACAAGCTGGTTTACGGCGAGCTGGAGATTCAGCATCGCTACGTTTATCATGAAAACGGTGTCTTGATGCGCGCCGAAGTTATTGATATCGATGGCGACGTAACTATGCTTGAGTTTGATGAACATGGCAAGGCAGTCAGCGGTTAA